AAGCATTTCACCTTTGTGGGTATGGAGCATCGCTTTAACCTCTGTATCTAAAGGTCAAGCCTTTTAAGAAGTTCCTGGCATAACGATCGCCACAGATCCGGTAATTTTTATGGCCTTCCCGCCTTAGCATCGCACCAAGTTCGCCTTTGGTGATCATCACTCCGGTTTCAGCGAGTATGTCGATCACATCTTCACTTGTTAATTGAAGGGCGATTTTCACCTTCTTCAGCAGCAGGTTATTACCGTGCTCATACGTGATTTCCGGTGTTGCAGGCTGGCCGGGTCTGGGTTCCTGCTTCCCTCTCTTGAAGGTGATGAAACCGTTCAAAAAGGACTCGTACATTTCATCGTCACAATGAATATGATGTTCATCATCAAGGACGTCTTCTTCCATTTCATCCGGGGATTTGGTTAACACTTTCAGCACTTCCTCTTTGCTGAGCTCAATGCCCCCAAGCTTAAAAATCTCCACCATTTCCGTATTTTTCAAATCGAGCGCATAACGCAGCCGGATTAAAATATCATTATTATCTATGTTCATTTGGAAAACCTCCATAAAATATAATCATTCGTTATTCACTAAATGAATATCTTATCATTTTATCATGCTTTTTCCTATCCCTATTGGAGAAACAAAGGTCCGTCCCTCAATCTCGCTTAGAGGGACGGACCTTTGTTTGGCTTTGAATATTGTGGCGAAAGAAATATTGAGTTCGAAAAAGAGGGGCATAAAAAATGTAGTTCAATCAACTTTTAAAAATGATTCTCGACCGAGATGAATGCAGCCTTATTGTTCCACCTGTGTAAATGTCAATTGAACCTGATCTCCGTCAGGCTCATCTGATGCCATGATATTTACATGCTTCATATATCCCGGTACGACATCTTCAAGAAATTCATTCCTTGTCGGCATATCAATCGGAATCATCCCGGGAAGATCTTCTACACTTTCCCCATCTTTCACAAGTTTTCTCTGAATTGTTTCTTCTGCCCTTGTAGGGGCAAAAATCAATTCTAAAATATAACGCCGTGGAAAATCGGGGCGTTCTAAACCATGGGATTTGAATGAACCGTCTTCACTGATTACCATATAATTATCCGAAATTACTTTCGTATAGGCATCCACTTGAAAGGCTTGAATATCCTTGATGGATGCTTCCTCAGGATATGCCCTGAGTCTCGTGTATAGGATGATACCAGGAGGAAAGGTAGAATTTCCTTCCACATGTATTTCAGTGGAATTCAATGTGACTTCAGCATCAAACGTATATGCTGGTTTCTCTTTTTCACCTGCATCCATTTTGTCATCAGTTTGTCCCTTCCCTTCTGTTTTTCTTTTCTCAAGGTCATCATTTTTCACCATTTGCTGCACACTGCTTTTATTTTCCGTGAAATCCAGTCTGCAACCTGTCAAACTAATGAGCAGGGACGGGAGCAGAAACCAGAAAATCCGTTTCTTTAACACTTCTATGAACACCTTCCTTATATCAATAGTCAGAATATTGTTTACAAATAATATCACTTATTGTAACATGTAATATGGTAAATTTGTATGAAATTGTAATAAATTCGGAGGGGTCTATATGAGAAGGGTCGTTGATCTTTCGTTTCATTTCTTGATTGTCATATTAGGATTATTTTTACTGAGCGGTGTCGGTTCATTGCTTGCATATGATACGCAACTTGTCATCACAATCGGTTATTATTTCAATCAATTGTATGAGTCTATTTCAGAGGTCATGGATCCATCTTCTCTCTCTTTGGGATTGGCAGATGGAGGGAGACAATACCCCTTGATCGAAGCATTCCAGCATACATATGGCTACTCTTTCACGATTCTCATTAGTTCGTTTCTAATAGCGGTTTTATTCTCAGGCTTAATGAGCTATTGCATCATGTTCATGCCGCAGCGGGGATATCGGTATACAATGAAGATGTTGAATGTACTCGACGCACTTCCAGAAGTCTTTATCGTCGTATCATTTCAAATCCTCATTATTTGGTTGTACAAAAAAACAGATATTCTGTTCTTTAACATTTAT
The nucleotide sequence above comes from Bacillus sp. KH172YL63. Encoded proteins:
- a CDS encoding DUF1456 family protein is translated as MDNNDILIRLRYALDLKNTEMVEIFKLGGIELSKEEVLKVLTKSPDEMEEDVLDDEHHIHCDDEMYESFLNGFITFKRGKQEPRPGQPATPEITYEHGNNLLLKKVKIALQLTSEDVIDILAETGVMITKGELGAMLRREGHKNYRICGDRYARNFLKGLTFRYRG
- a CDS encoding ABC transporter permease subunit → MRRVVDLSFHFLIVILGLFLLSGVGSLLAYDTQLVITIGYYFNQLYESISEVMDPSSLSLGLADGGRQYPLIEAFQHTYGYSFTILISSFLIAVLFSGLMSYCIMFMPQRGYRYTMKMLNVLDALPEVFIVVSFQILIIWLYKKTDILFFNIYAFNDERSYVLPIICLSILPIVYLVKQFLFQLKEEESKPYVEFSYAKGFRKAYTMWVHLFRNVWIHFFLHLKPIFLLMLSNLFVIEILFNINGFMMLLFQASTTSGAAFFLGMMMIFVPFFLVFHIGAIVLEKWLKGGKDYV